TCCAGCACCGGTACGGTGATGCGATCGATACGCTCTGACGAGAGCGCGCCCTCGCGCAAGAATCCGTTGATGAGGTCGGCGGAGAACATGGCGGCGGCGGTTGGGTCCGGCGCGATCTCGGCGAGGCGCGCGGCGGGAACCGTTCCCAGCCAACGAGCAACAAACGGTGGAATGTCGGTGGAGCGCACGATGAAAACCCCGCACCGAGCGTCGTCGGTTGTCAGCTATCAGTCGTCACCACGGTCACGGCCAGATCGCCATCGCCTCCAATGAGGGCTGACGACTGATGACTGACAGCCTTCGGAGAGTCTATGCCTCGAACGATACTCCACAACCAAGCGCTGTGCCGTTGACGGCGGTCCAGCGCTTGAGTTCATCGAGCTCGTCGTCGTCGATGATCCACTGCCGGGAGCAGGAGGGGCAAACGACGGCGACAGTGCAGTCGCCGCGCGCCTCGCACCATTCGACCAGGTCGCCGAAGGCATGGCAATCCCCTTCGCAGAGATGCGCGATGACCTCCGTCAGAATATCGGGCGCTTCCAGCTTGGGCTGAACGGTCGCTCCGGTCTGCGCGTGTTCCATGGGATTCCTCCTCTCCATGCCAACTGGGACATTACGTCGCGTCGGGAGTGAGAATCTCAGGTTAACAGAAGGTGTCAATTGCAGTCGTAGTCGTGGGGTCATGAGGACTCTTTTCGTACTGCAGGCTGGCGACCGATAGCAGCCCACCGGCGCGGCATGTTGCCCTGCTAAGCTGTCGGGATCGCTATCAGTTCGACTGACAGGACAACACAATGAGCGCACCAAACCCCATTCGCGAACGGCAGGCGCCGATCAAGGAGCGGTTTGCCGCCGATCCTGATGCCGGCAAGATCACAATCGCCGTCGACAGTGTGACCGAAGGCAACGACCCAATGCGGGTGACGATCGCCGCCGAAGCCGATCCGAGCTGGCGGTTCGACTCGAGCGCCCATCCGCTGGCAGGCGGTGAAGGAGCGCTCCCCTGCTCCGGCGATATCTTCCTGGCGTCGCTTGCGGCATGTCAGGAGATCACGTTGCGCATGGTCGCGGCTGCAATGGGAATCGAGCTGAAGAAGGCTAATGTGCGTGTGGAAGGCGACATGGACTTCCAGGGCACCATGGGAACGAATCCTGAGACGCCGGTGGGGTTCACCGCGTTGCGGATCCTGGTCGATATCGAAGCCGACGCTCCCGCCGACCGGCTGGAGCGACTGGTGCAACGCGCTGAGAAGTACTGCGTGATCGCGTCGACACTACGGAACCCGCCGAGTGTTGAATTGACGGTGACGACGGGGTAAGGGGTGGCAGGCAAAAGGCAACAGGCAAAAGGCAAGAGGCAGAAGGCAAAAGGCAAGAGGCAGAAGGCAACAGGCAACAGGAGATTCGAAGTAGAGCACAGCTCGCGGCAGCGGTAGACGCCACCGTTGACGCACACCCGACTATTGCCTATTGCCTCTTGCCTACCGCCCTTCGCCCGTTGCCTAACGCCCTCCGCCCGTTGCCTAACCCCGCTCGCCTCTCGTAGACTCCCTGCCATGACTACCAACACCAACCCCATCGTCGATATCAAGACACCGCTTGGCACGATCTCGGTCGAGATCGACGCCGAGCATGCGCCCGGCACGGCCAAGAACTTCCTGGATTATGTCGATCAAGGAGCGTACGACGGCAGCCGGTTCTATCGCACCGTCACCCCGGACAACCAGCCGGATGACACGATCCGCATTGCGGTCATTCAGGGCGGCGTGGCCAGCCTGGACGATTACCCGCGCCGGGATGCGCCGTCGATCGCGCTCGAGCGGACGACCGTTACCGGACTCAAGCATCTGGACGGGACGATTTCGATGGCTCGGTTGACGCCGGACAGCGCCAACAGCGAGTTCTTCATCTGCGTCGGGGATCAGCCCGATCTCGATTTCGGCGGGATGCGGAATCCGGACGGACAGGGTTTTGCGGCCTTCGGTCAGGTGGTCGACGGGATGGACGTCGTCCATGCCATCAACACGTCGCCCTATGAAGGTCAGCATCTGACGCCACCGATCGAGATCGTTTCGATCGAGCGGCGGGGATAAGCGAGCCATATCCGCCACATCGGTACAGCAGCCTGGGGTTCGCGCTCTGGGCTGCATTTGGTTTTCCGATCAGCATCAGACACGTCCGTAATATGAATCGCTCACCGACCATCTATCTCGACGCGGACGCCTGCCCGGTGAAAGAGCAGGTCTACAAGGTCGCGGCGCGCTACGAGATGCCGGTGGTGGTGGTGGCGAACAGCCCGTTGCGAATTCCGGACATGGCAGGACTCACCGCGCGGATGATGGTGGTGCCCGGCGCGATGGACGCCGCGGATGACTGGATCGTGGAACAGGCGACACCGTCCGATCTGGTCCTTACCGCGGACATCCTGCTGGCGCAGCGGACCCTGGAAAACAGGGTGCGCACACTCGATTTTCGTGGGAACGAGTTTTCTCCCACCCGCATCGGCGATGCCGTGGCAGCGCGGGACATGGCGGCGATGATGCGCTCGATGGGATTGCCCACCAGCGGTCCGGCGCCGTTCTCGGCCAAGGATCGGGGGAAGTTCGCGTCGTTGCTCGACAACGCCGTGAGCCGCATGGCGCGGCTGCGGGACCTGGGTTTCGAGTCCTGAGTTCGGGGTCCTGAGCCCTGAGACAATACGTGGGGCCTCCCGTCCCAGGACTCAGGGCTCTCGACTCAGGACTCTGAACCCTGGCCTCCGGACCAACCCTCTACAAAACAACATCGGCCGGCAGCTCGACGTCGTCGGTGCGGGCAACACGGCGCGTCATCATCTGGGGTTCGATGATGGCGTCGCCACGGAGACGGCGCCAGGCCATCGTAAGACCGATGTAGGCGTAGGGGATGAGCAGGGCATAGAGGAACCCGCTCGCGAGATTGGCGAACTGGACGCGGCTGCCTCCAAGTATGAGGAAGGTGAGCCCAACGATGGGTCCGGGCAGCACCGCGATGATCAAGAAGCCGATGGTGAGACCGAGGGTGCGTGGGATCTGGGCGCGGGTGGTGCGCCAGCTACAGATGAGCGCGTTCCAGCCCGGTGATTCGTGCTCGAGGATGACGGCCTGAATGAAAAACTGCATCGTGATGCCAAAGTAGATGGCGAAGGGAAGCATGACGACGGTGAGCGCGGCCGAGGCGAGCAGGACAAAGTAGATGATCCATCCGGTGACATTCGTGCCGAAGTGCCGGACCGAAGCGCGATAGCTGCCGATCACGGTGGGGCGCTGTCCGCGACGGATATGTTTCATCGCCTGCACGACGGCCGGGACGACAAAAAGGAGCATGGCCGCCTGCTGCAAACCGCCGACGATGCTCGCGGCGGTGAACGCCGCGCCACCGGAATTGTTTGTCCACCCAAGCACCTGGTCGAAGGGGTAGTAGCCAGATGCCATCTGGACGAACAGATTGAAGATGAGCCCAATCGGGATCGCGATGATTCCAATACCCAGAAACGTCGCCAGCTCGTTGCCATAGATATCCAGCGCTTCCAGCAGGTAGTGCCAGATGCGGTAGACGCCAAAGGCGAGCAGCGCAAACGCTGCTACACCAATGATCGCCGCGAGCCAAAGCTTGTCGATCACATTCGCGACGAGCCGCGAGCTGTACTCCGTAATCGAGCAAAAGGTACGAGTGGCATCGAGCCCGAGTGACGGTCCCTGGGGCACCGTAAGCGCTGTCGTCGCCCAGTTGGTCATGGCCCCTTCCGGATCGAGCCACTTCTCGTTCATGTTCGGCCCGAGCGGTCCGTTGAAGAGCGGTTCGCCGCGCTGCCCCCAACGGCCCTGAAACAGCGTCCAGGCGAACGGCCCCGCGGGATCGGCCGGATCGGGGATGACCACCGCCTTGAGTGGGGTGGCGGTCAGGGGGTTGGTGGTGTTGTCGCAGCCGAATCCGCTGCCATGTTCGCCCCAACTGATGAAAAGATCGGATGAAGGGTAGGTGGCGTGGGAACCGGCTCCCGGATAGACCTCGAGGTGCGTTCCATCGAACTGGAGCTGGCCGTCACTCCAGCGGACGAGCTGTCCGCTCTCGTGCTGGGCGAAGCCAACCTCGTCCGGGCCGAATTCGAGCGCCTCCGCCGGGTCGGTCGTATCGAAGACGAGCTGGATCATCTCCCAGTCGGATTCGTGCAGATTGTTCCAGTCGTTGAAGAGATACCAGAACCAATACTGGAGATAGAGCTTACGCTTTCCCTCGTCGATGGCGATGTGCGCATACGTCGTGGGCTGGAGCCCAAACCGCGCAACGTTGTCCTTGAAGTAGCGCTCGTAGAGGCATCCGGGACGGT
Above is a window of Thermomicrobiales bacterium DNA encoding:
- a CDS encoding peptidylprolyl isomerase, translated to MTTNTNPIVDIKTPLGTISVEIDAEHAPGTAKNFLDYVDQGAYDGSRFYRTVTPDNQPDDTIRIAVIQGGVASLDDYPRRDAPSIALERTTVTGLKHLDGTISMARLTPDSANSEFFICVGDQPDLDFGGMRNPDGQGFAAFGQVVDGMDVVHAINTSPYEGQHLTPPIEIVSIERRG
- a CDS encoding YaiI/YqxD family protein, whose product is MNRSPTIYLDADACPVKEQVYKVAARYEMPVVVVANSPLRIPDMAGLTARMMVVPGAMDAADDWIVEQATPSDLVLTADILLAQRTLENRVRTLDFRGNEFSPTRIGDAVAARDMAAMMRSMGLPTSGPAPFSAKDRGKFASLLDNAVSRMARLRDLGFES
- a CDS encoding OsmC family protein; this translates as MSAPNPIRERQAPIKERFAADPDAGKITIAVDSVTEGNDPMRVTIAAEADPSWRFDSSAHPLAGGEGALPCSGDIFLASLAACQEITLRMVAAAMGIELKKANVRVEGDMDFQGTMGTNPETPVGFTALRILVDIEADAPADRLERLVQRAEKYCVIASTLRNPPSVELTVTTG